The following DNA comes from Triticum aestivum cultivar Chinese Spring chromosome 3D, IWGSC CS RefSeq v2.1, whole genome shotgun sequence.
ctggatgcgccattagtatgtttggacaggcgcactagttaaaatttttttttttgatactaatggcgcaccctgcgcctggtgcgccattagtagtttcaactctaatggcgtatcagaaggtggtgcgccattagtatatactaatggcgcaccgcttgtctggtgcgccattagtgtcaatcccatctatagccctttttctagtagtgtatgagttacggaattacttattcagggcatcctgctgtgctagaaggatatagtgattcaaattggatctccgatgttgatgtactttacgcaacaagtgggtatgtatttactcatggtggtggcgcagtgtcatggaggtcttgcaagcaaaccatattgacgaggtcaactatggaagcagaattaactgctttggacacagctactgttgaggcagaatggctgcgtgagctcttgatgaacttgccggttgttgaaaaacctgtaccggctattcttatgaattgtgataaccaaacggttatcgctaaagtgaacaattctaaagataatgcaaagtcatcaagacacgtgaagagacgtttgaagtctgtcagaaagttgagaaactccggagtaataactgttacgtatatacaaacagacaaaaacctggcagatctctttacaaagggactatcacgaaatgtgatagatattgcatcgagggagatgggtatgagacccatagatgttacacaatagtagtaacccaacctttgtgatcggagatcccgtgaattaggatctgggaagaacaagctattggttaactgaggagagtaataactaatgatcgtctccaagtgaagatgcaaaactctcagagctgtaaggctcagatctgtaaggcaggttggcaacatgccttaacgtggttctattggctataattagcaaagatgtTGTCCTATAGAGCattcttgaaagaacacacctatatgagttctgattgtaaacgtcgcagtctatgagatttgggtgatctctagtaagctcatgaagagaccagggagtatgacgtataagctccaaaccgcggggtagcctactggcgatcaggtactggttaagactttgagtgaaacctgttcacacaaaactagcaattcaaggcatagtccattgtcaagttgtgaatggatgtagcttaaagttctaggcagaagttcaacttaacagtctctgctgaaacactggtatattaaacaagtggtgagagaaggcaaatctctaaatgggtatttgagatctggtgggggattgttagaattaataGGCTAGgtccatagcaatttctgaaatctcaaagcccatgtgtaaaatggcaagtggtggtgctaagtttagtcccaccccggaagttgaagaagagttggacctctttatatagtgggttctctccaccactctaagtggtgtgtgagaagagaaagggaaaaccacacgtgcgcgctcgctcgcctcgcctcgccgggccgtggcgaggcgaggcgaggcggcgcgtacatgcgacatgcgcgtgaatggtccgccgaaatccgatCCGTTTCCTTGCAGGagcacagcaccgaaaacacctagggttttgcctcatctcacaacttgcgccgccatcgtaatctactccatcccaaacgccggcgtgcatcggcgcgtgggagagcaggtctccggaaccattcgtctttgcgatcctgcaccgggagaggacgaattaggtttttgggaagcgctgtgcgcgactgctcaaattcgtcatcacgggtcgtcttccgtccaagtcgggcggtgctactcatcgtcgtattcatagccgtcagcagcagatcgtcatcaacaccgtcgcaaccataatagctaacgatcagtacgtccaacatcctctgttcatgtctgtctctacagctattgttacgtgtttgctgctgttatgcatgtcttgttgtttttctagtttgctagattattgcatgctagtatctcttctagtcatgatttatttactggaattaatcatgccTAAGGGAGGGGTATCTTCGTTTGGCTAATGGTGCTTTGGCTCCAGTGGCGTCGATTTTGGCATTTCATCGACTCGGGGCGGACATGTGATCAGCTAAGCATCGTCTTCTTCTTTGGGTAGTTGATCCTTTAGGATCCACGTAGCCGAGACTTCTCAGCAGAGATCAGTGATTTACCGGCCGCCTTCGTGGATACACGTTTACTGTTCCATTGATGGCGCAAAACTCCAGAGAACGGTGATTTACCGTCCGCCTGCGTGGATACACGTTTATTGTTCCAGGGATGGTGCAAAACTCGAGCGGCAGCAAACTTCAGCGCATCCTTGGCATGTACGGGATGAAGGATTACCTGAGGAGTGAATTATGTTTCCATTTCCTTTTGGATATTTCTTATAATGTTGATGTTTGATTAATACATGGGTACAACTCATTTATAGAAGAAGAAAAAACGTAGCAATATTTTGATTTCGGAGTGGTAAAATGACTACATCTTTTTTAGGAAAAAACACCGTTTTGTGGCACGTGAGAATCCCTTGTAGGTTTTACCACATGATTTTTCTTCTTTGGTAATCTTCTATTGAATTGTTCATGATATTTACCAAAATTTCACAGTTGCTTTCACAACTTTTTTTGAGAGATTCCATTTTCATAAGAGAGATAAGGTTTTCATTTTGTCGTTTTGGCCGTTCTTTCCAGTCACCTGTTCCACTAGACTTTTCGTTGTTTCTTGATGTCCTTTTTCCTCTATGAATTTGTTGAAAGATTAAATATTTTCTGGTTATTTTGTGACCTTGGCGAAATTAGCAGTTCTTGGAGCGAGACATGCGAATAAAAGATCTTTGAACCCTCATGAAATGACGTATATAAATGATCCAGTTAAAAAAATATAAACATGAACATTCTCTTTTTTAAGGGGGGGTaaatatttgtactccctccaatccatattacttgtcttggatttgtctaaatATAACCAGTAAAATATGTCTAGAATACCCATTTCTAGAAAAAAAAAAGGACATCGAACTgggacaagtaatatggatcggaggcaGTAGATAACGATTGCGCCAGTCTTCGGTGGAAACTGTGGAACACGAAAAATGGAATGCTTGAGCAGCACAGAAAGAAAAGATATGGACGTCGGGAGCCAAGAGAGGGATAATGTTCCGAGACCAAGACTGCTGCATGTTGTCATTTGTTCCGCTCGGCCGGCAACAGGAAACACACAAGCAACAATCCAGGCGTGGCAGCATAGTTTACACGATTACAACTTCCTTGTAAGAAAGAGATACGTACATCGAACTGGGACACCTCAGATCGTCCGCACCAGCAGCTGTACTCCATCATGCATGCAAATGCAATCTTCCACACAAAGAAACCTCGCAGGAAAACCCATGATTTCCGCGTAGTGGGCAGAAGAAACATGTGAATTCTCCAGCGACTGGCTTCTTCTTCCCGAATGGGAATGGGCCGCGTGTGGATGTCGTGTCACCGGCCACGCACGTCTCGCCCCTCCTCCCTCCCGACTATATAAACCCCTCCTCTCCCCATCGCCTCCTCCCTCCCTTCATCCCCCTCTTCGGCGAGGGCAGCGCACCATCTTATCATATCATTAGATTAGTGCTACTAGTTCCGATTACCCGCACACAAAGCACTCTCTATCACTCTTATCATATACCATCGTCCGGCATCTATCAAGCTCCGTATCGAAGCAAGGTACGCGTCTTGTCCTCCTTAATTGGTCAGCATCTCTCTTCGTGGTTCATCTGAATTTTGCTTTGGTCGTTTGCTGGATGCTAACGCCGGCCGTTCTCGTGTTGCAGAAGGGGTGGTCCTTTGAATCTGGTCGTCGGAGATGACGGTGACACCGCAGATCACGGTGAGCGACGGGAGGCTGGCGGTGCGCGGCCGGACGGTGCTCTCCGGCGTGCCGGACAACGTTACCGCGGCGCACGCTTCCGGGGCCGGGCTCGTCGACGGGGCCTTCGTCGGCGCCACGGCCGGCGAGGCCAAGAGCCACCACGTCTTCACCTTCGGGACTCTCCGGTCAGTATTCTTTGTCCGTgtctgttttttttttgagaactttGTACTCGTGTCTGTTGAGGAAAAGAGATAGTGCTGGATAAATGTGGGGAAGGTGGATGAACACCTGGGCAAACTCTGGAATGCACCATGGATTTCTGAGTTTTTCTTTTCCTCCTGCTCTCTTTTTTCCTATCAATTTTATTTTTTGAGGATTCCTATCAAAATTTAGGAAGTTGATTTCTGAGTACTTCAGCTTAATTTACATTTAGGAAGTTGATTTCTAAATAAAAAAATATCATACTCCAGTTATTTTTATGAATTTTGTTACAGCAGTTTATTATTGGCATAGCTTTTCAACTCAGCTGAATTACATTTCACTGGAAAAATTGTTTGCTGCAGCGACTGCCGATTCATGTGCCTGTTCCGGTTCAAGCTGTGGTGGATGACGCAGCGGATGGGCACCTCCGGCCGCGACGTCCCGCTGGAGACCCAATTCATCCTCATCGaggtccctgccgccgccggcaACGACGACGGCGACAGCGAGCCGGTGTACCTGGTGATGCTGCCGCTGCTGGAGGGGCAGTTCCGAACGGTGCTCCAGGGCAACGACCAAGACCAGCTCCAGATCTGCATCGAGAGCGGTAATGATCAGGAGCTCCTTTTTACCAGATTAATCTGTGGTTGTGTTTGCACTGGGATCTGTGCTGAATTCTGTTGTGCGTGTGGGTGAGAGCAGGGGACAAAGCGGTGCAGACGGAGCAGGGCATGAACAGCGTGTACATCCACGCCGGCACCAACCCCTTCGACACCATCACCCAGGCCGTCAAGTACATacgtcctcctcttcttcctccgtcaCTCGACTAAAATCGAAATCTAAACTGACACGTTGAATGTTCTTTATCTGGAATGCAGGGCCGTTGAGAAGCACATGCAGACGTTCCACCACAGGGAGAAGAAAAAGGTCAGTACAATTTCTATCATGTTCGACCACGTTGATTTGGGCGCGTCCGCGTCCGCGGACGTTTGATGGGCTAAATTTACAGTATTAAGTCCACCGCTCGTATCTTGATTTTTTTGTGTGCTTGTGGATTGGCTTATGCAGGTGCCGTCGTTTGTGGACTGGTTCGGGTGGTGCACGTGGGACGCCTTCTACACGGACGTGACGGCCGACGGCGTCAAGCAGGGGCTCCGCAGCCTGGCGGAGGGTGGCGCGCCGCCGCGGTTCCTCATCATTGACGACGGCTGGCAGCAGATCGGCAGCGAGAACAAGGAAGACCCGAGCGTCGCCGTCCAGGAAGGGGCGCAGTTCGCGAGCAGGCTCACCGGCATCAAGGAGAACACCAAGTTCCAGAgcgagcagcaggaggagaccccGGGGCTGAAGCGGCTGGTGGAGGAGACCAAGAAGGAGCACGGCGTCAAGAGCGTCTACGTCTGGCACGCCATGGCCGGCTACTGGGGCGGCGTCAAGCCGTCGGCGGCCGGGATGGAGCACTACGAGTCCGCGCTGGCCTACCCGGTGCAGTCGCCGGGCGTCACCGGCAACCAGCCCGACATCGTCATGGACTCGCTCTCCGTGCTCGGCCTCGGCCTCGTGCACCCGCGCAAGGTCTACAGCTTCTACGACGAGCTCCACGCCTACCTGGCCGCCTGCGGCGTCGACGGCGTCAAGGTGGACGTGCAGAACATCGTGGAGACCCTCGGCGCCGGCCACGGCGGCCGCGTCGCGCTCACACGCGCCTACCACCGCGCGCTCGAGGCCTCCGTCGCCCGCAACTTCCCCGACAACGGATGCATCTCCTGCATGTGCCACAACACCGACATGCTCTACAGCGCCAAGCAGACCGCCGTCGTGCGCGCCTCCGACGACTTCTACCCGCGCGACCCGGCGTCGCACACCGTCCACATCTCCTCCGTCGCTTACAACACGCTCTTCCTCGGCGAGTTCATGCAGCCCGACTGGGACATGTTCCATGTACACtaattctttctttctttctttccttctggAGTTTAATTAAAAAAATTCACTGTTTGTTCTGACTTCTGACTGATGGATGGTGCAGAGCCTGCACCCGGCGGCGGAGTACCACGGCGCGGCGAGGGCCATCGGCGGCTGCCCCATTTATGTCAGCGACAAGCCAGGGAACCACAACTTCGACCTTCTCAAGAAGCTGGTGCTCCCCGACGGCTCCGTGCTCCGCGCACAGCTCCCCGGCAGGCCCACGCGCGACTGCCTCTTCTCCGACCCGGCGCGCGACGGTGCCAGGTGCTCACCATCATCCTTCAAAGGAATCCTCCCTCTCTCTGACGTGAATGAAACTCTCCCAGATTCCATCTCAGTGCTGATATGTGATCCCTTGCTTTTCTCTCTCAGCTTGCTCAAGATATGGAACATGAACAAGTGCGCCGGCGTGGTGGGGGTGTTCAACTGCCAGGGCGCGGGGTGGTGTCGCGTCGTCAAAAAGACAAGGATCCACGACGAGGCGCCCGGGACGCTCACCGGCTCGGTGCGCGCCGAGGACGTGGAGGGCATCACCCAGGCCACCGGCACCGACGACTGCACCGGCGACGCCGTGGTGTACACGCACCGGGCGGGGGAGCTCGTGCGGCTGCCCCGGGGCGCCACCCTGCCGGTGACGCTCAAGAGGCTCGAATACGAGCTGTTCCACGTGTGCCCCGTCCGCGCCGTGGCGCCGGACATCTCGTTCGCGCCCATCGGGTTGCTCCACATGTTCAATGCCGGCGGTGCCGTCGAGGAGTGCGTCGTCAGGACGAACGAGGACGACAAGGCCGTTGTGGCGCTCAGGGTGCGCGGCTGCGGCCGGTTCGGCGCCTACTGCTCGCGGAGGCCGGCGAAATGCTCCCTCGACTCGGCTGACGTGGAGTTCGGCTACGACGCCGACACGGGGCTCGTCACGGTCGACGTGCCGGTCCCGGAGGAGGAGATGTACCGGTGGACGCTGGAGATTCGGGTCTAGGCTGGCATGCTCGTGTTCACGATCACGGGGCTGGCTGAGGCGATCTCAGCCGTTGGATTATTTCTTTCCATTGTTGGTGCCTATAGTGCTTAAGAGAGATTGATCGAGAGATAAATATTGCCATGTAGAGAGATTATGCTTTGCTCTATCATTGTGGCAAATGCAATAATGTATCCCTTCTGTACTATCATTAAGATTTGAATGAATGCAATAAAGGATGGTGCTCCTTGTAAATCGATTACTTTCATGATTCACATTAATTCTAATTCTCTAAAAAAAACAATTATtgagactacccatagtgggagtaacataggtagtaacatcacacatatctaggttaaataaatgatgtggcatgcaataaatgaagaaagagatgaaagtggtaacatagctagttactactagtatgagtaacatcacacatgagtaacatcacatatatcaaggcaagatgtgtctatagcttAATAAATGAAATGctccatgttaccacacatatgttactccccactatataggtagtaacatagactagtaacatgagcatgttactactccatgttactacccattgtggctagtctgaaggtgctcatagggataggatgtgcgtgtgtgcgttcataggagtAAGTGTATacgcgtgtatatgagcgtttgagtttgtactgtgttaaaaaaacaatTATGGTAACTCACCATACCCTCGTACATGAAAAACACACACCTTGGTTTTTCAGTAAATGATCCGTAGATcatacaaaacaaagacaaaacgcCAAAGaactgttagataataacgagaaataaacgagacagagAGATACAGATTTTTACATGGAAACCCATGCGgaagaaaaccacggacgcacgaaggcgcaatcactacgaggaggagtattacaagcacgagacgacaggccgtcttaggtgcgactacatgaagtatatatgaggggcaacacataggagttcttgtaggacaagtaaacgagttgtactcgtatgcGTCAACGTCAATGCAACGCCCACACCGGTTGTACTACGTCCAGTCCAACACAATACTATAATTTGGATcataatttaacaatctccaccttgagccaAATTCCATTCAATAGTCAaagaaagtgaataactccatccaaatcagcataaacaccttgtacgtcaaagtccataggactagtgagaaatactAACTAAGCCTGAGcgaagctcaaacttattggtaggaactggctttgtcatcatgtcagcaggattatcatgagtatttatcttgcataccttcaaatcgaCTTCACCAGTAACATCTCGAATATAGTGAAATCTGACATCAATATGCTTTGTtttctcatgatacattggattctttgtaagatatatagcactttgactgtcactaaatacggtagggcaagatgaatctccacaaagctcagtgtataaacctctcaaccagatagcttctttgcacgcctcagaaatagccatatactcgacatcagtagtggaacaaatcacaatagactgcaaagttgctctccaactcacagcacaaccaccaatgatgaaaacataacctgtgagcgatcttctcttatccaaatcaccagcaaaatcagaatcaacaaaaccaacaagccCATCTCCAGTTTttccaaactgtaaataagcattaaaagtaccacgcaggtatctgaaaatccaccGAACTGCTTTccaattgtgacgcccggataattaagctacagtgatcccacgctaatggtgccacgtcaccacggttactgctgctaatctatcgttagatcaaaaccggtccaaaattcgaATTCAAAGTTTgctaaataataaaagttttgaaacat
Coding sequences within:
- the LOC100682404 gene encoding probable galactinol--sucrose galactosyltransferase 2, yielding MTVTPQITVSDGRLAVRGRTVLSGVPDNVTAAHASGAGLVDGAFVGATAGEAKSHHVFTFGTLRDCRFMCLFRFKLWWMTQRMGTSGRDVPLETQFILIEVPAAAGNDDGDSEPVYLVMLPLLEGQFRTVLQGNDQDQLQICIESGDKAVQTEQGMNSVYIHAGTNPFDTITQAVKAVEKHMQTFHHREKKKVPSFVDWFGWCTWDAFYTDVTADGVKQGLRSLAEGGAPPRFLIIDDGWQQIGSENKEDPSVAVQEGAQFASRLTGIKENTKFQSEQQEETPGLKRLVEETKKEHGVKSVYVWHAMAGYWGGVKPSAAGMEHYESALAYPVQSPGVTGNQPDIVMDSLSVLGLGLVHPRKVYSFYDELHAYLAACGVDGVKVDVQNIVETLGAGHGGRVALTRAYHRALEASVARNFPDNGCISCMCHNTDMLYSAKQTAVVRASDDFYPRDPASHTVHISSVAYNTLFLGEFMQPDWDMFHSLHPAAEYHGAARAIGGCPIYVSDKPGNHNFDLLKKLVLPDGSVLRAQLPGRPTRDCLFSDPARDGASLLKIWNMNKCAGVVGVFNCQGAGWCRVVKKTRIHDEAPGTLTGSVRAEDVEGITQATGTDDCTGDAVVYTHRAGELVRLPRGATLPVTLKRLEYELFHVCPVRAVAPDISFAPIGLLHMFNAGGAVEECVVRTNEDDKAVVALRVRGCGRFGAYCSRRPAKCSLDSADVEFGYDADTGLVTVDVPVPEEEMYRWTLEIRV